A region from the Methanofollis liminatans DSM 4140 genome encodes:
- a CDS encoding UPF0058 family protein, with the protein MHKEELITLHQILVEIKDYFEMINPDLKFPQYYALKINPSQIHKSKLEHKHAIFVLGQELANAMKDIEFTGSARISARMKELAERTVKEIERDME; encoded by the coding sequence ATGCATAAGGAAGAATTGATTACGTTGCATCAGATCCTTGTTGAGATCAAGGATTATTTTGAGATGATAAATCCGGATCTGAAGTTCCCGCAGTATTACGCACTCAAAATCAACCCTTCACAGATCCACAAGAGCAAACTCGAGCATAAGCACGCCATTTTTGTGCTTGGACAGGAGCTTGCCAATGCCATGAAGGATATTGAATTTACGGGATCTGCCCGGATATCTGCCCGCATGAAGGAACTTGCGGAAAGAACGGTGAAAGAGATCGAACGAGATATGGAGTGA
- a CDS encoding ATP-grasp domain-containing protein yields the protein MIRIVPKPTDTPGDNSTGAVIRELRREGVAFSLLDLDTIDPLASPITGDTIWVCGMKQDIHQFECLDVLSMENNVVNSPDAIATCASKVKTTALLLKSGIPSPETLFTASRPLAEEFLARHGGVVSKPVYGYDGIDVRMVSSPGDLREAPYYLQEYVENDRDYRVFVIEGRAVGAICRRSPHLTHNIHQGGIGTPVEIDPAMQEIAAGAAEAVGADYCGVDLLPLNGGYTVLEVNGTPNWHCMAAPIPSLMARYLIGKEQESRR from the coding sequence ATGATACGGATCGTACCCAAACCGACCGACACACCGGGCGACAACTCCACCGGCGCCGTGATCAGAGAACTCCGGCGCGAAGGCGTAGCATTCAGCCTCCTTGATCTTGACACCATCGACCCTCTGGCTTCACCGATCACCGGGGACACCATATGGGTCTGCGGCATGAAACAGGACATCCACCAGTTCGAGTGCCTGGACGTCCTTTCCATGGAGAACAACGTCGTCAACTCCCCTGATGCCATCGCCACCTGCGCAAGCAAGGTGAAGACGACCGCCCTGCTCCTCAAGTCAGGAATACCCTCGCCAGAGACCCTGTTCACGGCATCACGCCCTCTTGCCGAGGAGTTCCTTGCACGCCACGGGGGCGTGGTGTCAAAACCCGTGTACGGCTATGACGGGATCGATGTCAGGATGGTCTCATCACCCGGGGATCTCCGCGAAGCCCCCTATTATCTCCAGGAATATGTGGAGAACGACCGGGACTACCGCGTCTTTGTCATCGAGGGCCGGGCTGTCGGGGCGATCTGCAGGAGGTCGCCGCACCTCACCCATAACATCCACCAGGGAGGGATCGGAACGCCGGTGGAGATCGACCCTGCCATGCAGGAGATTGCAGCCGGAGCCGCCGAGGCGGTCGGTGCCGACTACTGCGGCGTCGACCTCCTCCCGCTCAACGGAGGATACACGGTCCTCGAAGTGAACGGGACGCCGAACTGGCACTGCATGGCGGCGCCGATCCCCAGTCTGATGGCGCGCTATCTCATCGGAAAAGAGCAGGAGTCCAGAAGATAA
- a CDS encoding ornithine cyclodeaminase family protein encodes MRYYPGKTGLPSPHEVNRAVEAAFREYGEGLVQMPPKVYVTFPKGDFRTMPAYLPSMGIAGVKIVNVHPENPRSGLPTVMALTIILDIDTGMPRAVLNATELTDLRTGAAGAVAAQYLSRKKRIALGVVGSGRQAIAQVNAIADVLEIEEILVWSRTAENAVEFCGQFGEIGCVAGSVESACNADVIVTTTPSRTPLIRSEWVQKGTHINAIGADAPGKEELDPALLARGRVFVDDPEQALHSGEINVPFSQGLFRADQIAGTLGDVVCGRKKRESQDEITIFDSTGLAIQDLAIASLVMGRGAYIDLPFP; translated from the coding sequence ATGCGCTATTATCCCGGAAAGACCGGTCTCCCCTCTCCCCACGAGGTCAACCGTGCGGTCGAAGCGGCGTTCAGGGAGTACGGGGAAGGTCTGGTCCAGATGCCGCCGAAGGTGTATGTGACCTTTCCGAAGGGGGACTTTCGGACCATGCCCGCATATCTCCCGTCGATGGGGATCGCTGGTGTGAAGATCGTGAATGTTCACCCGGAAAACCCCCGGTCCGGGTTGCCGACGGTGATGGCCCTCACTATAATCCTTGATATAGACACCGGGATGCCCCGGGCTGTCCTGAATGCGACCGAACTCACCGATCTTCGGACCGGGGCCGCCGGGGCCGTCGCCGCACAGTATCTCTCACGCAAAAAGCGTATCGCCCTCGGTGTGGTCGGCAGCGGTCGGCAGGCAATTGCCCAGGTGAACGCCATCGCCGACGTGCTGGAGATCGAGGAGATCCTGGTCTGGAGCCGCACAGCAGAGAACGCCGTGGAGTTCTGCGGGCAGTTCGGGGAGATCGGATGCGTGGCAGGATCGGTCGAGTCTGCCTGCAACGCCGACGTGATCGTGACGACGACACCCTCCAGGACGCCTCTGATCAGGTCTGAGTGGGTGCAGAAGGGAACGCATATCAACGCCATCGGCGCCGATGCCCCGGGAAAAGAGGAGCTCGACCCTGCTCTCCTGGCGCGAGGCCGTGTTTTTGTTGACGATCCCGAGCAGGCGCTTCATTCTGGTGAGATCAATGTTCCGTTCTCACAGGGACTCTTCAGGGCTGATCAGATCGCAGGCACGCTCGGCGACGTGGTCTGCGGCAGAAAAAAAAGGGAGAGCCAGGATGAGATTACCATCTTTGACTCGACGGGCCTTGCGATCCAGGACCTCGCCATCGCCTCCCTCGTCATGGGACGAGGAGCGTATATAGATCTCCCCTTCCCCTGA
- the tes gene encoding tetraether lipid synthase Tes — protein sequence MLLKKTRSLCPICRNVLDAEIFEEDGKVWIRRTCPEHGEAKNLYWSDAEMYRRFETFERIGTGVANPQRDATAAACPTACGLCSNHRSGTLLANIDLTNRCNLNCSFCFANARACGFVYEPSFDQIVEMMTMLRNEKPVPPPAVQFSGGEPTMRDDLVEIIKKAKELGFSQVQVATNGIKIAKDPQYVQNLKDAGLSTIYLHFDGVTEETNPILRTSLKAVEYCEKNGMGVVLVPTVINGQNDHEVGAILKYAAEHIKVVRGVNFQPVAFTGAASEENIKQERVTIPDLADRIEEQTDGIIKKDYFYPVPCVMPISDLVEAYTGKPVVRFTTHQHCGAATYVFVTEEGLVPINEMVDVDGFFDAIGKMTDTMKNGGTINKYRALLEGVKDMGLSAAKGEHANGSQFYKLLGKTLISQNFDALRDFHWNALFIGTMHFMDNYNYDLSRVQRCCIHYATPDGRIIPFCTYNSGPVYREQVWKKFARDRVQKE from the coding sequence ATGCTTCTGAAAAAAACCCGGAGCCTTTGCCCCATCTGTAGAAATGTTCTCGATGCCGAGATATTTGAAGAGGATGGGAAAGTATGGATCAGACGTACCTGTCCGGAGCATGGGGAAGCAAAAAATCTGTACTGGTCAGATGCAGAGATGTACAGACGGTTTGAAACCTTCGAGAGGATCGGTACCGGCGTTGCAAACCCACAGCGGGATGCAACCGCTGCTGCCTGCCCGACGGCATGCGGCCTCTGTTCAAACCACCGTTCAGGAACGCTTCTCGCAAACATCGACCTGACAAACCGCTGCAACCTTAACTGCTCCTTCTGCTTTGCCAATGCCCGGGCCTGCGGCTTTGTCTATGAACCGTCGTTCGATCAGATCGTCGAGATGATGACGATGCTCAGGAACGAAAAACCTGTCCCGCCACCGGCCGTCCAGTTTTCAGGCGGCGAGCCCACGATGCGCGACGACCTCGTCGAAATCATCAAAAAGGCAAAGGAACTGGGTTTCTCCCAGGTGCAGGTCGCGACCAACGGGATCAAAATCGCAAAAGATCCCCAATATGTCCAGAACCTGAAGGATGCCGGATTGAGCACCATCTATCTCCACTTCGACGGCGTGACAGAGGAGACGAATCCCATCCTCCGGACAAGCCTGAAGGCGGTGGAATACTGTGAGAAAAACGGCATGGGCGTGGTGCTCGTCCCGACGGTGATCAACGGCCAGAACGACCACGAGGTCGGTGCCATCCTGAAATATGCGGCCGAGCATATCAAGGTCGTACGGGGCGTCAATTTCCAGCCCGTCGCATTCACCGGCGCCGCTTCAGAGGAGAACATCAAACAGGAGCGGGTGACCATCCCTGATCTTGCCGATCGGATCGAAGAGCAGACCGACGGGATCATCAAGAAAGATTATTTCTACCCGGTCCCCTGTGTGATGCCCATCTCAGACCTCGTTGAGGCCTATACCGGCAAACCGGTCGTCAGGTTCACCACCCACCAGCACTGCGGTGCGGCGACCTACGTCTTTGTCACCGAAGAGGGGCTGGTGCCCATCAACGAGATGGTCGACGTCGACGGTTTCTTCGACGCCATCGGGAAAATGACCGATACGATGAAAAACGGCGGCACCATCAACAAATACCGGGCCCTGCTCGAAGGCGTGAAGGACATGGGCCTCTCCGCAGCGAAGGGAGAGCATGCAAACGGGAGCCAGTTCTATAAACTCCTCGGAAAAACGCTTATATCCCAGAACTTCGATGCGCTGAGAGATTTCCACTGGAACGCCCTGTTCATCGGCACGATGCACTTCATGGACAACTACAACTACGATCTCTCCCGCGTGCAGCGCTGCTGTATTCACTATGCCACCCCAGACGGGCGGATCATCCCCTTCTGCACCTATAACTCAGGCCCGGTCTACCGCGAACAGGTCTGGAAGAAGTTCGCGCGGGACCGGGTACAAAAGGAGTGA
- a CDS encoding CDP-2,3-bis-(O-geranylgeranyl)-sn-glycerol synthase, protein MMPAYVPNPVAAACGGGTPVDFGKNWRDGRRVLGDGKTFRGFFAGVAAGIAVGLLQIWVQSALGFAFLPEHTVVSVVLFSAGALLGDMAKSFFKRRLGMGRGEEWRIFDQYDLVIGSFALAAVFQFGWLVENLTLLILLWIIIITPLLHRAANIIGYFTGVKDVPW, encoded by the coding sequence ATGATGCCGGCGTATGTGCCAAACCCTGTGGCTGCGGCATGTGGCGGAGGCACTCCCGTTGATTTCGGGAAGAACTGGAGGGACGGTCGGAGGGTTCTGGGTGACGGAAAGACGTTCCGGGGTTTTTTCGCCGGCGTTGCCGCCGGGATCGCCGTCGGACTTCTCCAGATCTGGGTACAGAGCGCCCTTGGGTTTGCGTTTCTTCCCGAGCATACCGTCGTTTCTGTTGTTCTCTTCTCGGCAGGAGCGCTTCTTGGCGACATGGCGAAGAGCTTTTTCAAGCGGCGGCTCGGCATGGGCCGCGGTGAAGAATGGCGTATTTTCGACCAGTATGATCTGGTGATCGGATCATTTGCACTCGCAGCCGTGTTCCAGTTCGGATGGCTTGTCGAGAACCTCACCCTCCTGATCCTTCTCTGGATCATCATCATCACCCCTCTTCTCCACCGTGCCGCGAACATCATCGGATATTTTACAGGAGTGAAAGACGTACCATGGTAG
- the pyrE gene encoding orotate phosphoribosyltransferase: MVASIASLLKDHGAIEFGDFVLASGARSTYYLDIKTAITDPALLGRIGREFAGRFTFDVVAGVAVGAVPLAVATSLAAGKPYAIIRKEEKAHGKSGVIIGDVKGKAVLLVEDVTTSGGSALYGARVLRDAGAEVVAVGVVVDRESGATEVFAGEGLFLIPLATVSEIMNL, from the coding sequence ATGGTAGCATCAATTGCATCACTGCTCAAGGACCACGGGGCAATCGAGTTCGGGGACTTTGTTCTTGCCTCAGGGGCAAGAAGCACGTACTATCTGGATATCAAGACGGCGATCACGGATCCCGCCCTTCTCGGCCGGATTGGCAGGGAGTTTGCAGGCCGGTTTACCTTCGATGTGGTGGCCGGCGTTGCCGTCGGGGCAGTGCCCCTGGCGGTCGCAACCTCTCTCGCAGCGGGAAAACCCTATGCGATCATCAGAAAGGAGGAGAAGGCCCATGGAAAAAGTGGCGTCATTATCGGTGACGTAAAGGGAAAGGCGGTTCTCCTCGTCGAAGATGTCACGACCTCAGGCGGTTCGGCCCTCTACGGTGCCCGCGTCCTCAGGGACGCCGGGGCCGAGGTCGTCGCCGTCGGTGTGGTTGTGGACCGTGAAAGCGGCGCGACTGAGGTTTTTGCAGGTGAAGGGCTCTTCCTTATTCCTCTGGCGACAGTATCGGAGATAATGAACCTGTAA
- the purD gene encoding phosphoribosylamine--glycine ligase, giving the protein MDMKILVVGGGGREHAIARALSCNSEATIFSVMARKNPGIAALSRRHLIEKETRVEKVADFARECGVDCAIIGPEAPLEAGIADTLQQQGIPCVGPTRLAARLETDKAFCRDMMERHGIPGRPHYRVFHDTAAACEYIDAYDGDLAVKPIGLTGGKGVRIMGEQVDREGAKAYARTLDGGVVLEERLIGEEFTLQAFVDGNHLVPMPLVQDHKRAFEGDTGPNTGGMGTYSLEDHLLPFVTHADYEAALEIMRRTVAAMAAEGQPYRGILYGQFMNTRDGPKVVEFNSRFGDPEAMNVLSLLESDFAAILCRIVEGSLSGAHVHFAPKATVCKYLVPEGYPDAPVSGAPIAVGDYGDAILYYANVGEKDGRMVTLQSRTMAFVGLGDSLAEAEETAERAAASVRGGVWYRHDIGKPALLDKRIKHMKEIR; this is encoded by the coding sequence ATGGACATGAAGATCCTTGTTGTGGGCGGAGGAGGCAGGGAACACGCCATAGCCCGTGCCCTCTCCTGCAACAGTGAAGCCACGATTTTTTCGGTAATGGCCAGAAAAAACCCGGGTATTGCCGCCCTTTCGAGGCGTCACCTCATAGAAAAAGAGACCCGTGTCGAAAAAGTCGCTGATTTTGCCCGTGAATGTGGCGTGGACTGCGCGATCATCGGCCCGGAGGCGCCCCTTGAGGCGGGTATCGCCGATACCCTCCAGCAGCAGGGCATCCCCTGTGTCGGCCCCACCCGTCTGGCCGCACGCCTCGAGACCGACAAGGCGTTCTGCAGGGATATGATGGAACGGCATGGGATTCCCGGTCGCCCGCATTACCGGGTATTTCATGACACCGCTGCCGCCTGCGAGTATATCGACGCCTATGACGGCGACCTCGCCGTAAAACCGATCGGGCTCACCGGCGGCAAGGGCGTCAGGATCATGGGCGAGCAGGTCGACCGGGAAGGGGCGAAGGCGTATGCCCGGACCCTTGACGGTGGCGTCGTTCTTGAGGAACGGCTCATCGGCGAGGAGTTCACCCTCCAGGCCTTTGTCGACGGCAACCATCTGGTGCCGATGCCCCTGGTCCAGGACCACAAACGCGCCTTTGAGGGTGACACCGGCCCGAACACCGGCGGCATGGGCACCTACTCCCTTGAAGATCATCTCCTCCCGTTTGTCACGCATGCCGATTACGAGGCAGCACTTGAGATCATGCGGAGAACGGTGGCGGCGATGGCCGCCGAGGGGCAGCCCTACCGTGGGATTCTGTACGGTCAGTTCATGAATACGCGGGACGGCCCGAAGGTTGTGGAGTTCAACTCCCGGTTCGGCGATCCCGAGGCGATGAACGTTCTTTCGCTTCTGGAAAGCGATTTCGCCGCAATTCTCTGCAGGATCGTCGAGGGCAGCCTCTCCGGTGCCCATGTGCATTTTGCGCCGAAAGCGACGGTCTGCAAATATCTCGTTCCCGAAGGGTATCCAGATGCCCCGGTGTCAGGGGCGCCGATCGCCGTCGGGGACTATGGCGACGCCATCCTCTACTATGCGAATGTCGGGGAGAAGGACGGCCGGATGGTGACCCTTCAGTCAAGAACGATGGCGTTTGTCGGGCTTGGCGACTCCCTTGCAGAGGCCGAGGAGACTGCCGAGCGGGCGGCAGCATCGGTGAGAGGAGGCGTATGGTACCGGCACGACATCGGCAAACCTGCCCTCCTTGACAAACGGATCAAACATATGAAGGAAATACGATGA
- the argF gene encoding ornithine carbamoyltransferase, producing the protein MKKDFLTLLDVDAGELEALLAEAERLKALRREGRSHALLQGKSLGMIFEKASTRTRVSFEAGMHDLGGHALFLNPTDLQIGRGELARDTARVLSRYVSAVMIRAYKHTTIEEFARYASVPVINGLSDIAHPCQVLADLMTLKEHFSSLKDVRLAWIGDGNNVCNSLLMASAHTGLDLRVACPPGYQPPQWIVEEALSHGARLTFCKTAEEAAEGAHAIYTDVWVSMGNEAEREARLRAFQGYTIAAEIVNRAEPDAIVMHCLPAHRGEEITDEVIEGPQSVVWDQAENRLHAQKALLVRLLH; encoded by the coding sequence ATGAAGAAGGATTTTCTTACACTTCTGGATGTAGATGCAGGTGAACTTGAGGCGCTTCTTGCCGAGGCCGAACGGCTCAAGGCCCTGCGCAGGGAAGGGCGTTCTCATGCCCTTCTGCAGGGCAAAAGCCTCGGCATGATCTTCGAGAAGGCCTCCACCCGGACCCGTGTCTCCTTTGAGGCGGGCATGCACGACCTCGGGGGCCATGCCCTCTTTCTCAACCCCACCGATCTGCAGATCGGCCGCGGCGAACTGGCACGGGACACGGCGCGGGTGCTCTCCCGCTATGTCTCGGCGGTGATGATCAGGGCGTACAAACACACGACCATCGAGGAATTCGCGAGATACGCATCTGTACCGGTGATCAACGGGCTCTCAGATATCGCCCATCCCTGCCAGGTGCTCGCCGACCTCATGACCCTGAAGGAGCATTTCTCATCCCTGAAGGATGTACGGCTCGCCTGGATCGGGGACGGGAACAATGTCTGCAACTCCCTCCTGATGGCCTCGGCTCACACCGGCCTTGACCTGCGTGTTGCCTGCCCGCCAGGCTATCAGCCCCCGCAGTGGATCGTCGAGGAGGCTCTCTCCCACGGGGCCCGTCTGACCTTCTGCAAAACGGCCGAAGAAGCAGCCGAGGGGGCACATGCCATCTATACCGACGTCTGGGTTTCGATGGGCAACGAAGCCGAGCGTGAGGCGCGGCTGCGCGCCTTCCAGGGCTATACCATCGCCGCCGAGATCGTGAACCGTGCCGAGCCCGACGCCATTGTGATGCACTGTCTCCCTGCACACCGCGGCGAGGAGATCACCGACGAAGTGATCGAAGGGCCGCAGAGTGTCGTCTGGGACCAGGCCGAGAATCGGCTCCACGCCCAGAAAGCCCTTCTTGTGCGGCTGCTCCACTAA